GGGTGCAACCTCGGTGTGCAGCACGCGCGCACGGAGCTGGTCTGCTTCCTCAACGCCGACGTCGAGGTGCGGGACGGCTGGCTGGAGCCGCTTTTGTCCTTTTTGGACGATCGCCCGGAGGTGGGTGCGGTCGCCCCGGTCATGCTGAACCCGGACGGCTCCGTGCAGGAGTCCGGCAGCCTGATCGGCGGCGACGGGTGGTGCCGTGCGTGGGAGGACGCCTCGTTCCCGCGCGAGGTGGACTACGCGTCGGCGGCCTGCCTCGTCGTGCGCCGCAAGGCCTTCTACCAGGCGGGCGGCTTCTCCCCGGAGTACGAGATCGCCTACTTCGAGGACGTCGACCTGCAGCTGGCGCTGCGTGCGCGCGGCTGGCAGACCTGGGTCGTCCCACAGTCCACTGTGGAGCACGCGCGGCACGGCAGCAGCTCGTCGGAGCGCGCCACCGAGCTGATGCGGCTCAACCACGGGGTTTTCCAGCGCCGTTGGGCCGACGAGCTGGCCAAGCGCCCGGCCGTCACCTCGCTCGACGAGTGGCCGCACCGCGCGCTCTGGCTCCGCGACCGCAATGCGCCCTACCGCGTGCTGCTCATCGACGACCGTGTCCCGCAAGCGGATCGCGGTCGTGGGGACCCGCGCACGGCCGCGGTGGTGGACGCGTGGATCGAGGCGCACCCCAACGCTCGCGTCACGTTCTTCGCGGTCTCGCCGGAGCGGGTCGAGGAGTACGCGCCGCGGTGGCAGGCCAAGGGCGTCGAGATCGTCCACGGCGTCACCGAACTCGAAGCCTGGTCGCGCTCCCGGGCGGGCCTCTACGACGTGATCGTGGCGTTCCGCCCGCACAACTACGCGAACTACGGCGTGCCGATCGCGCGCAGTCAGCCGCAGGCGATCCGCGTCTACGACTCCGAAGCCCTGTTCCACCGCCGTCCCGAGCAGCACTTCGAGCACTCGGTGGACTCGGCGGAGCGCCGTCGCCACGCCATCGAGGCGGCGCGGTTGCGCGAGGAGGAGCAGAGCGCCTTCCGCTGGGCCGACGTCGCGGTGTGCGTGAGCGAGGAGGAGGCGGAGTGGGCGCGCCGGGTCGCTCCGGAGACGCCGGCGCACGTGGCCTGCTACCCGATCGTCACGCCCGACGAGGTGCCCGGGATCGAGGGGCGCGAGGGGATCGTGTTCTTCGGCGGCTTCGACAACACCCCGCGCACGCCCAACGAGTTCGCGGTGCTGGAGCTGGCCGACGAGGTGCTGCCCAGCCTGCGCGAGCGGCACCCCGGGCTGACGCTGCGCGTGGTCGGCGCGGACCCCTCGCCGGCGGTGCTGGCCCTGCACGGCGGGCTGAACGAGGTCGTCGGCCGGGTGCCCGATCCGCGGCCGTGGCTCAGCTCCGCGCGGCTGCACGTGGTGCCGATGCGCTTCGGGGCCGGAGTGAAGATCAAGTTCGTCGACTCGATGTCGGCGGGCCTGCCGTTCATCACCACGCCGGTCGGCGCGGAGGGCCTGCACCTCGGTGCGTACGCCCGCTATCTCGTGGGCGAATCACCCGCGGAAATGGTGGAGTTGTGCGATCGCATGCTCCGCGACGACGCGCTGTGGGCCGATGTGCAGCAAGAAATGTTGCGGATCTGCCGGGAACGCTTCTCCGCAGAAGGATTCCGCCGCAGCATGGCAAAGGTGCTCGTCGACTGCGGAATCGCCTGACGCGGTCCCGCCCGCATGGTGCGGGCGGGACCGGGAATTCAGAACTCAGCCGGTCGGGCCGATGACCGGGGAGATCGTCGGGGTCTCGGCGACACCCGCGGTGTAGGGCAGGCGGATCACGTCGGCGTTCGCCGAGGGCAGCGTGAAGGACACCTCGTCGGTGGGCGTGACCGGAGCGCCGTCCTTCGGGATGTCCACGATGAGCGTCGCGGTGTCGATGCCCCTGACGTCGATGACCTGCGCGCGGTCGGCGTCCTTGACCTTGGGCGTCACCGGGATCGGCTTGCCGTCCTTGTAGAAGGTCAGCTCGCCGGGAAGGCCCTTGAGCTGGCAGTGCACCCCGTCCTTGGCCTTGAACTCGACGACCAGCTGCCGGAAGAGCGGGTCCTGGCCCTGCTGACCGTCGCCCGCGGTCGCGGTCAGCTCGGACGCGGTGCACGGCGCGGGGGTCCCGGCGTTGGCGACACCGGTGGTGGCGACGGCGAGGCCACCGAAAGCGACAGCGGCTGCGGTGATTCCACGGACAACGGTGTTGCGGTTCATGCCGAATCTCTCCTCGTGGTGGCGGCGAATGTCTCCCTCTCGGTTCTACCCGGAATTCGTGCCGGTAGTGCCTTTGGGAGCCGATTTGATGAACTCTCGAAAAGAGCCCAACCACATGCCCGTTCCTGGCGTCCAAGGGTCCTCGTTTGGCAATTCCAGGATTCGGGCCAGGCCGAGGTGGTGGGCGAACCACCTGTGGAAATGGTAGATGTGTGCGTCGGCATGCTCCGTGTCGACGGAGTCGTCCAGGAAGGTAACTCCGCGAATGGCCACCATCCGCCGCCGCGCCGCCTTCGGGCTCGCCGCAGCCGCCGTGCTCGGCCCCACCGCCGCTTCGGCCTCGGCCGAACCCGCGGAAGCCGGTGAGACGCCTGAAGACGTGACTCCGTCGACAGCGGCCCGGGCCCGCGCCAGGATCGCCTCGGTCTACCGGAGGGAGACGCGCCGGGCGCGCGGCACCTGGTCGGCGTTCGTCAGCATCGTCGACCCGGACGGCCGGGTGATCCCCGCCGTCGACGACAACGCCGACGCGGTGGTCAACGCGCAGAGCGTCAACAAGATCGCCATCGCCGTCGCCGTGCTGGACAGGGTCGACCGCGGGCTGATCAAGCTGGACCAGAAGGTCGAGCTCACGCCGGAGATCATCATCAAGGACGGCGACGGGATCTTCCGGCTGCACAAGGTCTACGGCGACCAGATCACCGTCGCCGCCGCGCTCGCCGCCCTGCTGCTGGTCTCCGACGACACCGCCGTCCGGCTGTGCGGGCTGGTGTGCCCGGCGCTGGAGCTCAACAAGATCCTGCGCGCCAAGGGTTTCGTGCACACCCAGGTCATCCCGGTCGCCAACCCGAACCGGTTCTTCCTCGGCAAGACCACCGCGCGGGAGACGCACTCGCTGCTGGAGCGGCTCGTCGCCGGGAAGCTCGTGTCCGCCGACTCCACGGCGTTCATCCTGGACGTGCTGCGCTCCAAGGACGGCTACATCGACGGCATCCGCAGCAACATGTCCACCGCGGAGCGCGAGCGCGTCGCCACCAAGGCCGGATGGCTCAACTCCGATCGGCACGAGGCGGGCGTGATCTTCGACGGCGACGCCAAGCCGATGCTGACCTACGCGGTGTTCGCGGGCGGCGCGTTCACCGGGGACGCGGCGACCAACAACGCCAACTTCGGTGGCACCCACCCGGCGCTCGAAGCCCGTGCCCGCATGGGCCGCGCCATGCTCGACGCGGTCTCCAAGCTGCACAGCGGCTCCGCCCGCAGCTACCGCACGCGTGCCTACCGCCCGGTCGACGGCGGCTGATCAGTCCAACGGAGGCTCGGGGCGCGGCGGCAGGTCCAGCCGTCGCGCCACCTCCGCCCGGTGGCGGAGCGCCGCAGCGAGGAACAGGTTCTCCGCGCCCGCGGTCACCGCACGGGTGGACTCCGGCAGCCGGGTCAGCTCGTAGAGCGGCTTCACCCTGCGGTCGGCCATCGCCAGCTCCAGCAGCCGCTCGCGCACCTCGCCGGTGATGCGGCCGGAATCCCGCAGCAGCAACACCGTCGCGAACTGCGCGAGCCGGGTCAGCTCGTACTCCGCGACCGCGTCCAGCCGCGCGCGCTGCTCGTCGGTGAGCGGATCGCCCAGCCCCACGGCGGCCATCGCCAGCTTCGACAGCGGCGGCAGGCCCTCGTCGAGGTCGTCCTCGCGGTGACCGGTGATCGCGTCGCCGTGCTGGCGGTAGGAGTACAGCGGCCGGTCCACGAACGCGATCCGCCCGGTGCCGAGCGCCATCACGGCCATCCAGTGGTCGTGGAACACCGAGATCGTTCCGGGCGGGAACGGCAGCACCTGCTCCCGCACGAAGTCCCCGCGCGCCAGGCACGCGCCCCCGGTCACCGTGTTGAGCTGGGCGAGCGCGAGCAGGTCCTCGCACTGGTTGCGCCTGCGCTGCCAGAACGAGTCCGCGAGGTGCCTGCCGTCGTGGTCGACCAGACGCATGTCGGAGTACGCCAGCTGGACCTGGGGATCGGCCAGCTCAGCGAGCAGGGTCTCGATCTTGTCGGGGTCCCAGACGTCGTCTTGGTCGCTCAGCGCCACCGCGTCAGCGTCGGCGGGGACGAGCCGCAGCGCCCGCTCGAAGTTGCGGTAGAAGCCGACGTTGTCCTCGTTCTCCACGAACACGAAACGCGTGTCGCCGCCGACCAGCTCGCGGATGAGCTTGCGGGCGGGCTCCGGCGAGGCGTCGTCGCAGAGCACGCACACCCAGTTCCTGTGCGTCTGCGCGCGGATCGAGTCGAGCTGCTGCTCCAGGTACTCCCGGCTGGGCGAGTAGGTCGCCATGCAGATCGCGACCTTCGGGCCGGAGCCCGGCCAGCTCACGTCCAGTGGCTTCGCGCCGGTGCCGGGCAGCACGGTGAACTCGGGCAGCTGGCGCTCCAGGACCGTGCCGTCGACCAGCTCCACCCGCAGCGCGAGGTCGACGCGTTGCTCCGCCGGGACCGCGCGGACCGGGACGCGGACTCGCATGCCACTGCCGTCCGGAACGCGCAAACCCAAGGGGGACAAGGCCGCCACCACGTCGGGGCGCGGGTAGCCGAGGCTCACCGGGTGCTCGCGGCCCTGCGAGACCATCCACGCGGCGCGCAGCGGCAGGTCGGCGTGGAACACCCAGCCGGTGAACTCCACGACCTGCCCGAGGCCGACGTGCACGGGCTCGTCCGGTAGTTCCACGTGGAACCGGAGCGCCCCCTCGCGGGCCGCGCCGGAGCGGTGCCGGGCGACCGCACCGACCACCGCGGCCAGGCCCGGAGCGTGCTTGGCGACCTTGCGCAGCACCGCGTCCGGTTCCTCACCGGCTCGGCCCAGCACCAGGTCGCGGGCGCCGCGCAGGGCCCGAGCGGTCGGCCAGAAGCGCCGGTGCCCGAGCTTGACCAGCTTCGACGCTTCAAGGCGGTCCAGCCGGGCTCGCGTCTGGTTGAGCCGCGCGGCCATGCCGTCGAGCTCCGCCCGCAGCGCGGCCTCCGCCTGGCGAGCCTGCTGCGCCTCGGCCCGCGCGCGGGTCTCCTGCTGCGCGGAGGCGGCCAGCTCGCGCATGGCCATGCCCATCCTGCGGTCGAGCTTGGCCACCTCGGCCTTGGCGACTTCGAGGTTGTGCCGCAGCTGCTCGGCTTCCTCGGTCCGCACGGCGAGGGCCTCCTCGGCCCGCTGCGCCTCGACGCGGGTGGTGTGCAGCAGCTGCTCGAACTCGCCGCGCTCCGCCTCGATCGCGGCCAGGTGCTCGCCGATCTGGGTCTCCAGCCCGGCGGCCCGCTCGCGCAGCGCGGTCAACCCGCCGACGGCATCCCAGAGCGGCGGCAGGACCAGTGCCTCGGCCTCGCTGCGGATCGCGTCCGCGGTGGTGGCGGCTGCCTTGCCGGTCACCAGCTCCTGGAAGACCGACTCCGCCTCGACCAGCTCGTCCCAGCGGCTCTCCGCCGCCGCGCGCAGCCCGATCGGCTCGCAGAGCTGCAGCAACAGGCCGCGCAGGGTGATCGCGTCCTGCCAGGGGTGCGCGGCGCGGCTGGTGACCACCTCGCGGCAGAACTCCAGCAGCGCGCGCAGCTCGGCCAGTTCGGCGTCGACCCCGGAGCCCGCGAGCCACTCGCGGTCCACGCGCACGGTCGCCCCGTCCGGCAGCACCAGGATGTTGCCCGGGTGGATGTCCAGGTGATCGGGCGGCAGCACCGGCACACCCGGCCGCCCGGGGAGGAACGGGTGCAGCAGGTCGTCCTCGGCCGGCGGACGCGCGCCCGCGCGGCAGACCTCGCGCCACAACCGCAGCAGCCGTTCGAGTTCCTGCTGGTCACCGTTGTGCAGCGCGTCCAGCAGGTACGCGTCCAGCGGGCGCCCGGGGAGCAGTGGCTCCTGGGCGAGGACCTGGTGGCGGAGCCAGCCGTCAGCGGCTTCCCTCGCGCCACCAAGGGTCTCCAGCTGGAACTGCGGGGAGAGCACCCGCGAGCGCCGGTAGGCCGCGCGTCGCGAGTTGTTGACCATCCAGCCGATCTGGTCCTGAGTGTGCGCGCGGATCGCGTCCGCCGACCGCGCGGCGACGATCAGGAAGCACGGCGCGGTGCTCAGACCCAGGCCCTCGCCCACGAGAACCCGTTGCAGCGCACGGCCGGAGACCACCGCGTCGTTGCCGCCGAACGCGCCCTGCAGGGGATCGCGGACGAGCTTGTCGATCAGGACCGGAGCGTCCAGGCGGTTGAAGATCCGGCCGTCCAGCACGACCTTGGGAAGCTTGTAGTCGGGGTAGGGGACCAGCCAGCGCTGCGCGCTCAAGCCGTGCTCGGCGAGCATCGCGGCCAGCGTCTTGGCGCCCCAGGTGCGCGGGCTGCGCCTGCCGACGGGGTAGTCCGCCAGGCCGACCCACGGGGTGCTGTGGTGGTCCTCGTGCCGCCCGGCGAGGTAGCCCAGCCCCAGCTGGTTCTCGATCGCCAGCACCAGCACGCCGTCCTCGGCGAGCGCGCCGACCGCGCTGCGCAGGGTGTTCGCCGGGCCGTCCGGATCGCCCGCGGTGTGCTCCAGCAGGCCGCACAGCAGCACCAGGTCGAACGGGTCGCGCCCGGCAAGGCCCTGCTCGACCCGGCCGGTGACGATCTCCACGGTGGCCAGGTCGCGGCAGCGCACCCGCGCCGCCTCGGCCCGGCTCGGCACGCCCTCGACGCCGAGCACGTGGGCCCCGGCCTCGGCCAGTCCCCTGGCCAGCACACCGCTGCCGCACCCGAGGTCCGCGGCGCGCAGGCCCTCGCGCAGCCGCAGCGGGGCCAGCAATCCCTGGCGCTGCGGGGAGAAGTGGTAGTTCAGCTCCCACCCGACGGCCTGCGCGGCCAGCTCGTCGGAGCCGGAGGAGACGTCCCGGGCGGCGCGCAACGCCGACAGCACCGAGTCCTCGGCGCCGTCGGCGTAGCGAACCTCGTCGTCGCGCTCCGCCATTACGCCGGCGGGTACTGCTTGAGCTGGCGCTCGATCAGCGCCTTGAACGCGGTCTCCGCGGCAGCGGCGTCCGAGCCGAACGCCTCGACCCTGATGACCGACGAGCCCGCCTTGTAGTGCGCCCGGTAGGTGGCGCCGCCCGCGTCGGTCTTGACCCGCGCCTTGACCGCCTCGGGCGTTCCCGCGCCGGTGTAGGGCTGGAACCCGGCGTTCACGTACATCTTGTCGATCTCGTCGAGGACCTTCTGCACGGCGTCGGCGCCCGCCTTGAACTCCCAGAGGCCGAGCTTCACGCCCTTGTCGTCGGTGCCGTAGCCCAGCACCTCGGTGGCACCGGCCTCCTTGAGCACCTTGACCTCGTCCGGGGTGGGCACGTTCGCCGTCACCGCGGAGTCGATGCCGTGCGTCATGTTCGCCCGCAGCTCGCCGTCGAGGTCGACGAACTGGCCGCCCTTCGGCTTCGGCTTGGGCGGGGGAGTCGTCGTGGTGGGGGCGGGCGGCGGTGCGGAGGACGACGCGGCGGGCGGGGTATCGCCACCGCTGCCGCTGGTGAAGTACCAGATCGCCAGGCCGCCACCGGCCAGCAGCAGCACCACGGCCACGATCGCCACGATCTTGCCGACCTTGGAGCCGCTGTTGCTCTCGAACACCTCGGGGCCCTGCCGCGGCCAGGCCGACGTTGAGCCGAAGTCCGGCGGCAGGTCGTTGCTCGCCCACGGCGGGGTGGAGCCGTGCGGCTGCTGCTGCGGGTAGGGCTGGTGCTGCGGGTGGGCCGGCCACGGGCTGCCCGTCTGCTGCTGTCCGGGGAAGGGCTGCTGCTGCGGCTGGTAGAGCGGCTGACCGGCGCCGGGGACGACCTGGGTCCGGTCGGCGTCACCCGCGTTGTGCTGGGTGGAGACCACCTGCGTGCGGTCGGCGTTGTCCCCGACCGGCGCCACGACCTGGGTGGCGTCGCTGCTCGGGGCCACGACCTGGGTCGCGTCCGCTGGCGGCTCCTCGGCCTTGGGGGCCTGCTCCGCAGGGGCCTCGGGCGTTTCCTCCGCCTTGGGCTCGGCCTTGGGCTCGGGCTCGGGCGTGTCGTCCCTGACCGGCTGGATGATCTGCGTGGTCTCGGTCTCCGCCGGTGCGGAGTTCTCCCACCGGAACGGGGGAGGGAAGGGGCCGTCGCCGCTGCTCGGTTCCGGCTGCTTCGGCGTCGGACCCGCCGCCGAAGCCTGGGCGAGCAGGTGGTCCCGGCGCTGGCGGTACTGGTCGGCCGAGATGTTGCCGGCCGCCAGTTCGGCGTCAAGGCTGCGCAGCTCTTCCTGCCAGCTCACAGGCACCCCCTAGTGGTGTCGTCCCGTAGTTGGGCTAATTCTGCCGAAGGGGAACTGGGTCCCTCATCCGGCTCCGTCAGGCGCCCCGCACCGTGGGCAACCGGTACAGCACGCCACCCGAACCGACGACGACCGAGGCGCCCGCGATCCCCGGGATCGCCACCGCCCGCCAGCCGAGCCGGGCCTGTCTGGTCTGGAGCGCGCCCTGCACATCGGGGCGCGGCATGCCGACGGCGCCACCACCCTGCACGATTCCGGCGCCATCCACCACAAGAACACAGTCGACCGGCCTGCCGTCGACCATGGCCCAGCCAGAGATCTTGGCATCCCCGGTGACGGGCCCGGAATCGACCGCCCCCGTGCTGAGTTCGCGCAGCGCACCGACCTTGGCGCCCAGCCTGGTGCCGCAGCCGATGCCGAACGCGTCGTTGAAGGGGTAGCTGCGCATGCCCTTGAGGCGGCTCACCACGGCTGGAGTGGACCCGAGCTCCGTGATCGTCTTGTTGGCACCGACGTGCATGGCGACTTCAAGGACGCGCTGGTCGAAGTACAGGGCGCGCACTGCCGTCGCGAGATGGGTACCGAGCGCGTAGGTCGCCACGCACACCACGAGCGAGCAGGCGAGCACGGGCAGACCCGGCTTGTACACCGCGAGCAGCACGAGGACCGCGGCCGTTGCCAGCACCGGTGCCAGGGCGAACCGCCCGGCCAGCGCCACTTCCACACCGGAGCCGACGCGGGTGATCGCGATCATCACACCGATCAGCACGCCCCAGAGGCCGAGGCCGATCCACGCCGCGGTCTCGGCGTCCCGGCGCTTCAGCGCCACGGCGATCAGGCAGAACAGCAGCACTCCGATCACCGCGCCCGCCACGACCGCGAAGTCGGCGTGCTTGTACGCCCACTGCTGCCCGAGCGTCCCCGTGAGCACCGACAGGTAGTTCTCCGGGCCGAGCGGGTGCGGCGATTGCAACGAATCGGTCTCGAACGTCAGCGCCCACGCGCCGCCCGCGACCACCAGCACCACCAACGGCGCGACGATCTGCCACAGCGCGTCCCGGCGCAGCCACGCGATGAGCGCGATCACCGGCCACAGCGCGAACCCGGCTCCGAAGCACGCGCAGGCGACCGCGACGGCGATCATCGCTCGCACGGTCTGGCCGCGGTGCGCGTAGAGCAGCGCCAGGACCCCGGGCACGGCCATGAGCAGCCAGGTGGCTCCGGTGACCCCGACGCCGTACAGCTCCAGTTCGCGGGAACCGAAGAGCAGGAACGAGAACGCCGCCGTCAGCGCGAACCGGTTCGTCGTGGAGAGGTCCCTCGGCAGCATTCGGTGCAGCACAACGAGCACGACCAGCGACAACACCACGGTCAGCAGGCCGAGTGCGTGGTTGTTGCCGCCCAGGTACCGCGCCTCCGCCCAGAACACCAGGCGCGGGATGAAGGTCGGGTGCCCGTTGTGCTGCTTCAGCAGGCCTGCCGGGTCGAGGCTGCCATCGGGATGCGTCGCGCCCTCGACGAACCACCAGTAGTCGGCGAAGTTCAGCCGGGGTGAGCGCAGCACTTCGAAGATCGTCACCAGCACCGGCAGCACGGCGACCGCGGACAGCACGGCCGCGGCACGCTTGTCACTCACCCTCGGTTCCCCCTCGTGAATCCCACGGCCAGCGCGACGTCGGCGACCGTATGGCACAACCGCAACAGCAACGCCACCGAGGCGGCCGCGGGCCCACCGGCCAGCGGTGCCAGGGCCGCGACCAGCACCGCCTCCCTGGCGCCGAGCCCGGCAGGGGCGACGATCACCACCAGCCCGACCGCCCACGCCACCGCGAAGGCGCCCGTGCAGGTCACCGCCACGCCGAGCATGTCGTTCGCCGGGACCAACGGCGTTACCAGCACGAATGCGCTCAGCCCGTAGGCGGCCCACGCGGGCGCCATCCACGCCAGCGCCGCCCCCACGCTCGACCACGTCATCGGCAGCCGCTCCGGGGCACCGAGCCTGGCGGGCATGGCCGCGACGAGCCTCGTGAGGACCTCGGGGTGCAGCAGCGCCACCGCGGGCACCGCGATGAGCAGGCTCAGGTCCGCGTAGCCGGGCAGCAGAACCGCGCCGACAACCACACCGCTCACCAGGTGCACGGCCAGGAACCGCGCTCCGACGCCGAGCGTGACCGCCGCGGGGACCCCGTGGCGTGCGGCGAAGCGGACCTGGGCGACGTAGGGCCACACCAGCCCCGGCAGGTACTTGCCGACCTGTGCGGGGAAGAACACCCGACATGTGTCCACAATGGACAGACGGTGTCCGAACGAGCCCAGCCCGGCCGCCCACATCCGCGAGGTGGCGAGCAACCCGAGCGCGGCGAGCAGCGTCGCGACCACCGCACGCACCCAACCGATCCGTTCGAAGCCCGCGAGGACCTCGGGAACGCGGTCGCGAAAGCCGATGGCGGCGGCGACCACGGCCAGCACCACGAACAGGATCTGCGGCAGGGCTTTGCGCATCAGCGCGGCGCTCCGGCCGCCACCCGCCGCAGAACGTCCTTTGTGGACACATCGGCCACGCTAGCGGTCCGGCCCAGGGGTGGTGCGATCGACGACATACCGCTCCACTTCCTCGCTCTGCAGCGTTCGCGCCAGCACCAGCTCGGCGATCAGCCCGAGCCCGACCAGCTGAACGGCCAGGATCTCCAGCAACACGCCGAGGGTGAGCAGCGGACGGGTCCCGATCGACTGGTCGGTGAAGACCCAGACCCCGGTCAGGTACAGCAGGATCATGGTCCCCACCAGCCCGGACAGCGCGCCCAGCCCACCGAAGAGGTGGCCCGGCCTGCGCCCGTACCTGGTCAGCGCCACCACGGTGAGCAGATCGAGGGCACCGCGCAGGTAGCGCTCGAAGCCGTACTTGGACCGGCCGTGCTCGCGCGCCCGGTGGTGCACGGGTTCCTCACCGACCCGGAACCCCATCGCGTGCGCGAGCGCGGGCACGTACCGGTGCAGCTCGCCGTGGATGGGGATCGTGGTGAACACCTCACGGCGCCCGGCCTTCAGCCCGCAGTTGTGGTCCCGCAGCCGGAGCCCGGTCACCCAGCCCGTGACCGCGTTGAAGAACTTGGACGGCAGCCGCTTCGACAACGGGTCCTTGCGGTCCTTCTTGTGCCCGCTGACCAGGTCCGTTCCGTCATCGAGGCGGGCGAGGAGCCGCGGCACCTCCGCCGGGTCGTCCTGGAGGTCCGCGTCCATCGTCACCAGCAGATCGCCCCTGGCTTCCCGGATCGCCACCGCGAGCGCCGCCGCCTTGCCCATGTTGCAGCGCAGGCGCGTCGCGCGGACCCGGTCATCCGCCGCGGCCAGGTCCGACATGACCTGCCAGCTCTTGTCCGTGCTGCCGTCGTCGACGAACACGACCTCCCAGTCGAACCGGGGGTCGAGGCTCTCGTGCAGCTGGCGGACGAGTTCGGTGATGGTGTCCTGTTCATCCTTGGCGGGGACGAGGACGGACAGGGTCGGCACGCGGAGGATTCTGCACGTTAACCCCGCTCCCGGCGCGCGTACCCTGGAAGGGTGACCGCGACCCATGCCGTCTTCACCGACCGGACCATCCAGCCGCCGTTCCCCGAAGGACTGCACACGGCCGTCTTCGGCATGGGCTGCTTCTGGGGCGCCGAGCGGCTGTTCTGGCAGACCCCCGGCGTCTGGTCCACCGCCGTCGGCTACGCGGGTGGCCGCACCGACTCGCCGACCTACGAGCAGGTGTGCGCCGGCATCACCGGCCACGCCGAGGTCGTGCTCGTCGTGTTCGACCCCGCCAAGGTCTCCTACGAGACGCTGCTCCGCGTCTTCTGGGAGGGCCACGACCCCACCCAGGGCATGCGCCAGGGCAACGACATCGGCACCCAGTACCGCTCCGCCGTCTACTACACCTCCGACGCGCAGCGCGCCCTCGTCGAGGCCAGCCGCGAGGAGTACCAGAAGTCGCTGAGCGCGGCGGGCTACGGCCAGATCACCACCGAGATCGCCCCGCTGCGCGAGTTCCACTACGCGGAGGACTACCACCAGCAGTACCTCTCCGAGGCGAAGAACCCGAACGGCTACTGCGGCCTCGGCGGCACCGGCGTCTCCTGCCCGGTCGGCCTCGGCGTCAGCGAGTAGCCCGCTTCGCGTTTCCCCGGAAGTGAGTTGGCGGTCCGACCCCCGCGCGTGAGAATCGTTCGCATGGCCAAGGTCGACTTCTTCGCTGACATCGTCGAGACGCGCACGGTGCTCGGTGTCGACGAGAACCTGGGCCCGGATCTCGCCTCCGAGGTGCTCGGTTCGAAGTGCGGCGAGAACGCCTTCGACCCCAACTTCTGGCGCGACTACGGCTTTCTGGAGATCTTCTGGACCAAGCGCCCGCACGGCCGTGGCTACGCGGGCCACCACTTCACGTTCCAGGCGCACCGCCTCGGCGCTCTCCCGGCTCGTTTCGTCAGCAAGGCCATCCGTGCGCGCCACGGGCTGACGCCGTTCAAACG
The window above is part of the Allokutzneria albata genome. Proteins encoded here:
- the msrA gene encoding peptide-methionine (S)-S-oxide reductase MsrA; protein product: MTATHAVFTDRTIQPPFPEGLHTAVFGMGCFWGAERLFWQTPGVWSTAVGYAGGRTDSPTYEQVCAGITGHAEVVLVVFDPAKVSYETLLRVFWEGHDPTQGMRQGNDIGTQYRSAVYYTSDAQRALVEASREEYQKSLSAAGYGQITTEIAPLREFHYAEDYHQQYLSEAKNPNGYCGLGGTGVSCPVGLGVSE